The nucleotide sequence GCTGGCCGTGATCGACCCGCGCCCCTTCGAGATGGCGCTGCAGCAGGCCACCGGCCAGCGCATGCGCGACGAAGCGCAGCTGCAGGCGGCGCGCGTCACGTTGCAGCGCTACCAGACCCTGCTGGCGCAGGACTCCATCGCGCGCCAGGAGGTGGACACGCAGGCCGCGCTGGTCAAGCAGCTGGAGGCGGCCGTGGTGGTGGACCGCGCCAACGAGGGCACGGCGCGGCTGAACCTGGGCTACGCGCGCATCAACGCGCCCATCAGCGGCCGGGTCGGCCTGCGCACCGTGGACGTGGGCAACGTGGTGGGCACCAGCGACGCCAACGGCGTGGCCGTGATCACGCAGATGACGCCCATCGACGTGGAGTTCGCCGTGCCGCAGGACCAGGTGCCGGCGCTGCAGGCCAACGCCGGCCGGCCGCTGCCGGTGCGCGCTCTGGACCGCACCCGCGCCAACGTACTGGATACCGGCGTGTTCGCCTCCTTCGACAACCAGATCGACACCCAGACCGGCACCGTGCGCGCCAAGGCCCGCTTCACCAACCCGCAGGGCCAGCTCTTCCCCAACCAGTTCGTCAACGTGCAACTGCAGCTGCGCATTGTCGAAGGCGCCACCGTGGTGCCGGTGGCGGCGGTGCGCAACGGCGCCAACGGCGACTACGTGTTCCTGCTCAACCCGGACCGCACCGTGTCCATCCGCCAGGTCAAGCGCGGGTTGATGACGGTGGACAAGGTGCAGATCACCCAGGGGCTGCAGCCGGGCGACCGGGTCGTCACCGAGGGCGCGGACCGGCTGCGCGAAGGTGCGCGCGTGATGCTGCCGGGGGACGCGCCACGCCAGCCCGGCGCGGCCGGGGCGGGGCAGGGCGCGCAGAGCAGGCGCCCGGGGGCCAGCGCGCCGGCGCCATGAGCCCGTCCACCCCCTTCATCCAGCGCCCCGTCGCCACGGCCCTGTTCATGCTGGCCATCGTGCTGGCCGGGCTGGTGGGGCTGCGGCTGCTGCCGCTGTCGGCGCTGCCGCAGGTCGACTACCCGACCATCCAGGTGCAGACCCTCTACCCCGGCGGCAGCCCCGAGGTCATGGCGCAGACCGTCACCGCGCCGCTGGAGCGCCAGTTCGGCGAGATGCCGGGGCTGGAGCGCATGAGCTCCACCAGTGCGGCGGGCGTGTCCATCGTCACGCTGCAGTTCGGCCTGGGCCTGGCGCTGGACGTGGCCGAGCAGCAGGTGCAGGCGGCCATCAACGCCGGCGGCTCGCTGCTGCCGGCCGACCTGCCGGCGCCGCCGGTGTACGCCAAGGTGAATCCGGCCGACGCGCCGGTGCTGACCCTGGCCATCACCTCCGACACGCTGCCTTTGCCCGAGGTGCAGAACCTGGTCAACACCCGGCTGGCGCTCAAGATCAGCCAGGTCTCGGGCGTGGGTCTGGTCACGCTCTCGGGCGGGCAGCGGCCGGCCGTGCGCATCCAGGCCGACACGCGCGCGCTGGCCTCGTACGGCCTGACGCTGGACAACATCCGCACCGCCATCGGCGCGGCCAATGCCAATGGCGCCAAGGGCAGCATCGACGGCCCCAGCCGGGCCTGGAGCATCAACTCCAACGACCAGCTGCTGCGCGCCGAGGACTACAGCGACCTGATCGTCACCTACCGCAACGGCGCGCCGGTGCGCCTGTCGCACGTGGCCCGGGTAGTGGAGAGCGCCGAGAACGTCAAGCTCGGCGCCTGGGCGGGACTGCAGGCGCAGCAGGGCGGCACCGAGCTGGTGCCGGCCATCGTGCTCAACGTGCAGCGCCAGCCCGGCGCCAACGTGATCGCCACGGTGGACGCGATCAAGGCCCGCCTGCCCGGGCTGCTGGCTGGCCTGCCGTCCTCGCTGCGGGTGGAGGTGCTGTCGGACCGCACCACCGGCATCCGCGCCTCAGTGCACCACGTGCAGCTGGAGCTGGTCCTGGCGGTGGTGCTGGTGGTGCTGGTGATCTTCGCCTTCCTGCACAGCCCGCGCGCGACCGTCATCGCCAGCCTGGCCGTGCCGATCTCGCTGATCGGCACCTGCGGCGCCATGTACCTGCTGGGCTACAGCCTGAACAACCTGTCCCTGATGGCGCTGACCATCGCCACCGGCTTCGTGGTGGACGACGCCATCGTGATGATCGAGAACATCCAGCGCCACATCGAGGACGGCGAGCCGCCCATGCAGGCCGCGCTCAGAGGCGCCAGCGAGATCGGCTTCACCATCATCTCGCTGACGGTGTCGCTGATCGCCGTGCTGATCCCGCTGCTGTTCATGGGCGACGTGGTGGGCCGGCTGTTCCGCGAGTTCGCCGTCACGCTGGCCATCACCATCCTGATCTCGGGCG is from Ramlibacter tataouinensis TTB310 and encodes:
- a CDS encoding efflux RND transporter periplasmic adaptor subunit, producing MDPQAPPPPRPDPATRPEPAEGIGSPPRRISRRASLLGSLVALLAVLGIAWLAWSLTHREPAAAGPGGANAARGAPPTTVGVATAERADLPVTLEALGTVVPQATARVRPQVSGVLQQVLYREGQMVRKGELLAVIDPRPFEMALQQATGQRMRDEAQLQAARVTLQRYQTLLAQDSIARQEVDTQAALVKQLEAAVVVDRANEGTARLNLGYARINAPISGRVGLRTVDVGNVVGTSDANGVAVITQMTPIDVEFAVPQDQVPALQANAGRPLPVRALDRTRANVLDTGVFASFDNQIDTQTGTVRAKARFTNPQGQLFPNQFVNVQLQLRIVEGATVVPVAAVRNGANGDYVFLLNPDRTVSIRQVKRGLMTVDKVQITQGLQPGDRVVTEGADRLREGARVMLPGDAPRQPGAAGAGQGAQSRRPGASAPAP